CGCAGCACGTCGTCCGGATACAGCACGCCGGTCGGATTGTTCGGATTGATCACGACGATCGCGCGCGTCGAAGGCGTGATCTTCGACCGGATGTCGTCGAGATCCGGGATCCAGCCCTTGTCTTCGTCGCACAGATAGTGACGCGCGACGCCGCCCGACAGGCTCACGGCCGCGGTCCACAGCGGATAGTCCGGCGCGGGAATCAGCACTTCGTCGCCGTTGTTGAGCAGCGCGTTCATCGTCATCACGATCAGCTCGGAGACGCCGTTGCCGATGTAGATGTCTTCCATCGTCACGCCGCGCACGCCCTTGAGCTGCGTGTAGTGCATGATGGCCTTGCGCGCCGAGAACAGTCCCTTCGAGTCGCAGTATCCGGACGCGTCGCGCAGGTTGTGAATGACGTCCTGGACGATCTCTTCCGGTGCGACCAGGCCGAACGCGGCCGGATTGCCGATGTTCAGCTTGATGATGTTCTGCCCGTCCTCTTCCATCTGCTTGGCGCGCGCGAGCACGGGACCGCGAATGTCGTAACAGACACCGGCAAGCTTCGCGGACTTCAGAATCGGTTGCATCGCAGTTCGCTCATGGGAAAGGACACTGGCTCGGGCATTTCGGACATTTGGATCATGGGAAAAGACTTCCTTTGCAGCCGCCGTAGCTGCAGCCGCCGTAGCTGCGGACGCGGTAGCAGCAGCCGCCGCAGTAGCTTCGGACGCCGGCGCTGGCCCGCTACCCTTCGCCGCCACGCCGGCCGCGCCCTCGGCGCCGATGGTGCCCGCAAGCCGTTCCAGCGCGCTTGCCGGGACGCGCAGCGTCCGCCGGCCGACTCGTACCGTCGGCAGCTCGCCGCGATCGGAAAGCCGGTAGATCGATTTCAGGTGCAGTCCGGTCCGGGCCGCCACCTGCTTCATCGTCAGCAGCGTTTCGCCGTCCCCGGTCCGTTCGTCCTGCGCTTTCGTGGCCACGAAGATGGGATAGCCGTTTCCGGCCCGAGAAGAAAGTAGAAAAATGATGAAAGTTCGTGAAACGGACCGGCCCAACCGCCCGGCTGGCACGCAAAAAGGAGACAGATGATGAAAATCGAAGGGAAAGCGGCGATCGTAACCGGCGGAGGCACCGGCGTCGGCCGCGCAACAGCCCTCGAGCTGGCCCGCTCCGGGTGCTCGGTCCTCGTCAACTACTCGAAGTCAAAGGACGACGCAGAGCAGACGGCCGCCGACGCCTGCGCCCTCGGCGCCAAGGCGATTGCCGTCCAGGCCGACGTCGCCGACGACGACGGTTGCCGGCGCCTCGCCGACACCGCCGTCCGCGAGTTCGGCCGGCTCGACATCCTCATCGCTAATGCCGGCACGACCGAGTTCATCCCGCACCACGAGCTCGACCTGCTGACCCCGGAGATCTGGCAGCGCATCTTCGGTGTGAACCTGATCGGGCCGTTCCAGTGCGCGCGCGCGGTGCGTGCGGCGATGGAAACGTCGGGCGGAGGCGCGATCGTCATGACGTCGAGCATCGCGGGCACCAACGGCATCGGCTCGTCGATCCCGTACTGTGCATCCAAGGCCGCGCTGAACAACCTGACGCTCACGCTCGCTCGCGCGCTCGCGCCGAACATCCGCGTCAACGCCGTTGCACCGGGCTTCATCCGCGGCCGCTGGCTGAAGGCCGGTTACGGCGACAACTACGAGATGCTCGAGCAACTCGCGTCGGCACGCTCGGTCCTGAAGAAAGTCTGCGAGCCCGAAGACGTCACCGATGTGATCCTCGGATTCCTCAAGGCCGACCTCGTCACCGGCCAGGTTGCGATCGTCGACGGCGGGCTCACGATCGCGCAGTAGAACAAGGGTGGCGTGTCGGGAGAACGTTCGCGTCAGTAGTCCCAGTGCCAGGTCACGCCCGCCTCGCCCTGCGCGTCCTGGCTGACGTCGCTTTCGATCGTGATGTGCTTCCACACCCGCCATTCGAGGCTGAGCTTGCTCGCGTCGGGCGTCAGGCCCTGCTGCACGCGCAGGTAGACGTTGTCGGTCAGATAGCGACCCGCCATCAGCGCCGTCTCGCCGGTGTTGCCCGATCCGATGTCGAGGCGGTCGAACCCGAGCGTACGCCCGATGTTCGACAGCACGCCCGACCCGCCGGCAAGCGGGCTTCCGGTCAGCTCGGCGATCGAGCGCGCGAGCGCGACGCTCTGTAGCGGTGTCAGCGTCGCGGCGCTCTGCCCGAACAGCAGTCGCGAGAGCACTTCGTCGCGAGGAAGCGACGGTTCCGAGCGCAGCTCGATGGTCGGATGCGTCGCCGGTCCGCTGACTTCGGCAATCGCCGTGATGTCGTTCGCCTCCGCGCGCGCGGTCATCTGCAGCCACGGCACGTTTCCGCGCTCGCCGTCGAAGTGCAGCGTCGCCGACGTCACGTCGAAGCGTTTGCCGAGAAGGCTGAGCTGCCCACGCACCGACGTCACGTTGCCCTGCGCGCGCGGGTCCACGCTGGTGCCGCGAATATGCACGTCGCTCGACCACTCGGACTCGAGGCCGCGGCCGGTCACGTAAATGCGGTTGTCGCCGGTCACTTCGATGTCGAGATCGAGCGCAACCCGCTTCGGAAGTGGAAGCTGCCGGATGGCGTCGCCGGCCGTCGTGTCGACTTCGATGACATCGAGCTCGGGCACGTCGGCGACCAGGTGCTGCGGAATCTCGACTCGCGCATCCACGATCCTGACCTTGCCGGTGATCGACCCTTCGACCGAAGCGTTCAGTTCCGCCGGGCGCGAAGCCTTCACAGTCAAGGTTGCGTCCGCCTTGGTCGTCAGCAGGTCGAGCCGCGACAGGATTGCGCCGGTGGCTTCGATGTTCATCGTCGAGTCGAATTTCGGAAAGCCCTCGAAGCGGATTCCGCCGGTCGCGTGGACCTTGCCCTTCTCGCCGTCGGTCGCATCGAGCTGCCGGAGCTGGATGGACGTGCCCGCGCCTTCGAGCTCGGCATGCATGTCGCGAAGCACGAGACCCGACGTGGCATTTTCCCAGACGGCGCCGTCGAGCACCGCGCGGCCGGTCACGCGCGGCGCGGCGACCGAGCCGGAAAGTCGAAGATCGGCATCCACGCGCCCGCTCACGGTGTCTTCTCCGATCGGAAGCAGGGCGGCGACTTCGGCAATGCTCCCCTTCCACTCGAGATCAACGACGACCGGCGCTGCCGACGACGTCGAGACCAGCGGCGCATCGACGGACAGACGAAGCCGGGTCTCGGTAAGTCCGGCCACCGACGCCGATCCAGCAATGCGCCCGTCGCCGAGGCGAAGCGCCGCTTCGAGATCGACCGGCTCGACGCCTTCCGCCTCGAGCCCGGTGCTGGCCACATCGTGCCCATGAAGCGAAATCTCTCCTCTGGAGAGTACGACCGACGGGCCCTCGAGCTGGACCTTGCCGTCGACGGTGCCTGCAAGGTCCAGGTCCGGAATGAACGCCGACACGAGCGACAGCGGAAGCTTCGCAATCTCGGCGTCGACGCGTGTCGTACCCGAAGCACGCGCGAGGCGTCCACGCACATGACCGTCTTTTTCCAGAACGACCACGAGGGGGTCGATCGACCACGCATCGCCGCCGCGTTCGATGCGGATGCGTGCAGGCTGCTCGAGCTTCAGTGCATGGTCGTCCACGCTTGCATCGGTACGAGTCAGCGTTGCGTCGATTGCGGAACCGGCGGTGAGCGATGCACCGCCCGCAATCGTTGCGGCCGCCGACAGCTTCACTTTTTCGCCGTTGCGAACGTCGGCGGTCGTCTCGACATTCCATTCGCGTCCGTTGCCGACGGCA
The genomic region above belongs to Candidatus Limnocylindrales bacterium and contains:
- a CDS encoding SDR family oxidoreductase encodes the protein MMKIEGKAAIVTGGGTGVGRATALELARSGCSVLVNYSKSKDDAEQTAADACALGAKAIAVQADVADDDGCRRLADTAVREFGRLDILIANAGTTEFIPHHELDLLTPEIWQRIFGVNLIGPFQCARAVRAAMETSGGGAIVMTSSIAGTNGIGSSIPYCASKAALNNLTLTLARALAPNIRVNAVAPGFIRGRWLKAGYGDNYEMLEQLASARSVLKKVCEPEDVTDVILGFLKADLVTGQVAIVDGGLTIAQ